One segment of Phaeacidiphilus oryzae TH49 DNA contains the following:
- a CDS encoding BlaI/MecI/CopY family transcriptional regulator, translated as MGGTGRPAGRRAAGELEGQVMAVLWAADSPLTAAQVLERLPGRLAHTTVLTILSRLLEKGQLTRQKAGRGHAYAPVRDEATQMAEGMYQLLEQGSDRRAVLSRFVSGLSDEDEQVLQELLRHPDPPKRA; from the coding sequence ATGGGCGGGACTGGGCGACCGGCGGGCCGCCGGGCGGCGGGAGAGCTCGAAGGCCAGGTGATGGCGGTGCTGTGGGCCGCGGACAGCCCCTTGACGGCGGCTCAGGTCCTGGAACGGCTGCCCGGTCGGCTCGCCCACACGACCGTGCTGACCATCCTCTCCCGCCTGCTGGAGAAGGGGCAGCTGACCCGGCAGAAGGCCGGCCGCGGCCACGCCTACGCCCCGGTGCGGGACGAGGCGACGCAGATGGCCGAGGGGATGTACCAACTGCTGGAGCAGGGCTCGGACCGCCGGGCGGTACTCAGCCGGTTCGTCTCCGGGCTCAGCGATGAGGACGAGCAGGTCCTCCAGGAGCTGCTGCGGCACCCCGACCCTCCGAAGAGGGCCTGA
- a CDS encoding acyltransferase family protein — MARPRAGARRDRLAALDGLRFLAALSVVLFHFIGQTPGAMIFVWGRPYQSIFPEMHRYAAFGRLGVDLFFMISGFVICMSAWGRTPRQFFISRVTRLYPMYWIAIAASACVIYFADSPFGHPNPRMLFANLTMLQTPLGVDNLDPVYWTLWPELCFYLTFAAVVWKGLTYQRVVIFCGLWTIAAVLATSAHIALLSLVVNPTSAPDFIAGMAFYLMYRYRPTPLLWGVVIMSWLLALHFLMAPSGGRNDWDTWSPWRFWLILAMTLFFVLIGAIALGWTRWISWRGLTVAGTMTFPLYLLHDTIGMTVAHRYGEQVDPWALVGVTVSGLIVLSYLAHRFVERPMALAMRRYLNNADFGMHPTARR; from the coding sequence ATGGCCCGCCCGCGGGCCGGAGCCCGTCGCGACCGGCTCGCCGCACTGGACGGTCTGCGGTTCCTCGCCGCGCTTTCCGTGGTGCTGTTTCATTTCATCGGTCAGACTCCCGGAGCAATGATCTTCGTATGGGGTCGGCCGTATCAAAGTATCTTTCCCGAGATGCACCGCTACGCCGCATTCGGGCGGCTCGGTGTCGACCTGTTCTTCATGATCAGCGGCTTCGTCATCTGCATGAGCGCCTGGGGGCGTACGCCGCGGCAGTTCTTCATCTCCCGGGTCACCCGGCTGTACCCGATGTACTGGATCGCGATCGCGGCATCGGCGTGCGTCATCTACTTCGCCGACAGCCCGTTCGGGCACCCGAACCCGCGGATGCTCTTCGCGAACCTCACCATGCTGCAGACGCCGCTCGGGGTGGACAACCTGGACCCGGTCTACTGGACGCTCTGGCCGGAGCTCTGCTTCTACCTCACCTTCGCGGCGGTGGTGTGGAAGGGGCTCACCTACCAGCGCGTGGTGATCTTCTGCGGGCTGTGGACGATCGCGGCGGTGCTGGCCACCAGCGCCCACATCGCGCTGCTCAGCCTGGTGGTCAACCCCACCTCCGCCCCGGACTTCATCGCGGGGATGGCCTTCTACCTCATGTACCGCTACCGGCCGACGCCGCTGCTGTGGGGTGTGGTGATCATGTCGTGGCTGCTGGCGCTGCACTTCCTGATGGCGCCCAGCGGCGGCCGCAACGACTGGGACACCTGGTCGCCCTGGCGGTTCTGGCTGATCCTGGCGATGACCCTGTTCTTCGTGCTGATCGGGGCGATCGCCCTCGGCTGGACCCGCTGGATCAGCTGGCGCGGGCTGACCGTCGCCGGGACGATGACCTTCCCCCTGTATCTGCTGCACGACACCATCGGGATGACCGTCGCCCACCGCTATGGCGAGCAGGTCGATCCATGGGCGCTGGTGGGGGTCACGGTCAGTGGGCTGATCGTGCTGTCGTACCTGGCGCACCGGTTCGTCGAGCGGCCGATGGCGCTGGCCATGCGGCGGTATCTGAACAACGCCGACTTCGGCATGCATCCGACGGCGCGGCGGTAG
- a CDS encoding DUF202 domain-containing protein: MSTRADEAVRTHSTDSAAGRERPERRAGERLDAPAACGAGGGWGRRDVLAAERTFLAWLRTCLALIAAGTALGALPRLPLPELRLLLAVACLLLAGWLAIAACGRWEAVRRAAVRGPGGFAGNPAAVATAAVVLVAASLAGISAARVVLDHAGHYQGQGSGRRRCVMWSASCLGPMERRPNTSPSDYVVVRHTMAGRAGPEPGTRPRRPGGAYGHRRSAHHSPLRPNLPPLAAARLGAGAPGADTQAARRLEAGRPDGLLRRLHGATGRQHRHPDLPGARC, from the coding sequence GTGTCCACTCGTGCGGACGAGGCAGTGCGTACACATAGCACCGATTCCGCAGCGGGCCGGGAGCGGCCCGAGAGGAGAGCGGGCGAGCGGCTGGACGCGCCGGCCGCATGCGGAGCCGGGGGCGGTTGGGGGCGACGCGATGTGCTCGCCGCGGAGCGGACCTTCCTCGCCTGGCTACGCACCTGCCTGGCGCTGATCGCGGCCGGGACGGCCCTGGGGGCACTGCCGAGGCTCCCGCTTCCGGAGCTGCGGCTGCTGCTCGCGGTGGCCTGCCTGCTCCTGGCGGGCTGGCTGGCGATCGCCGCCTGCGGGCGCTGGGAAGCCGTTCGCCGGGCTGCCGTGCGGGGACCCGGGGGTTTTGCCGGCAATCCGGCCGCCGTGGCCACCGCGGCCGTGGTGCTGGTGGCCGCGAGTCTGGCCGGGATCTCCGCGGCGCGGGTCGTACTGGACCATGCGGGCCACTACCAAGGCCAAGGTTCTGGCCGCAGACGCTGCGTCATGTGGAGCGCTTCGTGCCTCGGGCCGATGGAGCGGAGACCGAATACCTCCCCTTCCGATTATGTCGTAGTCCGACATACCATGGCAGGGAGGGCCGGCCCGGAACCGGGCACGCGTCCGCGCAGACCGGGAGGCGCGTATGGGCATCGGCGATCCGCCCACCACTCCCCACTCCGACCGAACCTCCCGCCCCTGGCGGCTGCTCGCCTCGGAGCGGGCGCGCCCGGAGCGGATACGCAGGCGGCCCGACGCCTGGAGGCTGGCCGTCCTGACGGTCTGCTTCGGCGCCTTCATGGGGCAACTGGACGCCAGCATCGTCACCCTGACCTACCCGGCGCTCGGTGCTGA
- a CDS encoding phosphatase PAP2 family protein: MERTRPKPAHPSTPHRTPREAGEGSAPAEARTRPGLPDRLLARLRRPRVGRPRWWAELLLIGIGYAAYTLTRNAVPDHRLAALHRARRLLEIERELHISFELALNHAVDRVDWLIVGMDYYYAVLHFVVVIGLLVWLYTYRPGAFRGARTALYAATLLALVGFYAFALAPPRFLSSDGFIDTVVVHHTWGSWASGPVTDVSNQYAAMPSIHIAWSSWCGIVLYRLARRRLVRILGLLYPVATCVVILATANHFEADALAGLLTAMLGFAVQYALTGCRALGPGLLSRSGSPSPVSGPAGEFEAGPSGAWRPGVPNSTACSRAMMADRELPRPSPISRLRRPRPGRERV; this comes from the coding sequence GTGGAACGCACCAGGCCGAAACCGGCTCACCCATCGACACCACACCGGACGCCGAGGGAAGCGGGTGAAGGTTCCGCCCCGGCTGAAGCCCGCACGCGACCCGGTCTACCCGATCGGCTCCTCGCGCGCCTCCGGCGGCCTCGCGTCGGGCGACCGCGCTGGTGGGCCGAACTGCTGCTGATCGGCATCGGCTACGCCGCCTACACCCTCACCCGCAACGCGGTACCGGACCACCGGCTCGCGGCCCTCCACCGTGCCAGGCGGCTGCTGGAGATCGAGCGGGAGCTGCACATCAGCTTCGAACTGGCCCTGAACCATGCCGTGGACCGCGTCGACTGGCTTATCGTCGGTATGGACTACTACTACGCGGTGTTGCACTTCGTCGTCGTCATCGGCCTGCTGGTATGGCTGTACACCTACCGCCCCGGCGCCTTCCGGGGCGCGCGCACCGCCCTGTACGCCGCCACCCTGCTGGCCCTCGTCGGCTTCTACGCCTTCGCTCTGGCCCCACCGCGCTTCCTGTCCTCCGACGGGTTCATCGACACCGTGGTCGTCCATCACACGTGGGGCTCCTGGGCCTCCGGTCCGGTCACGGACGTCTCCAACCAGTACGCGGCGATGCCCTCGATCCACATCGCCTGGTCCTCCTGGTGCGGGATCGTGCTGTACCGACTGGCCCGGCGCCGACTCGTCCGCATCCTCGGCCTGCTCTACCCGGTGGCGACCTGCGTCGTCATCCTGGCCACCGCCAACCACTTCGAGGCCGACGCCCTGGCCGGACTCCTCACCGCGATGCTCGGCTTCGCCGTCCAGTACGCGCTGACCGGCTGCCGCGCGCTTGGGCCCGGATTGCTGAGCCGATCCGGGTCGCCGAGCCCCGTGTCCGGCCCGGCGGGGGAATTCGAGGCTGGGCCGTCTGGGGCCTGGCGACCGGGCGTCCCGAATTCTACAGCCTGTAGTAGAGCGATGATGGCAGACCGCGAACTTCCTCGCCCATCTCCCATTTCCCGTCTCCGGCGACCGCGGCCGGGTCGGGAACGCGTGTAG
- a CDS encoding MMPL family transporter, protein MSGIAGVVGKGPGKRRRSVPGRRERGRAWAALLLAGVVGALAAVGALGIGGRLVPESLVPGDAESSRADALWAAGFGAGQPQLVLVASTAGSVDAPAAVRAGRGIGERLAADRRTAWVRGYWPYRVPGLRSPDRHRALVLVRFRGDDRAVRAAGEAAIARYTGRDGPLRLSAAGDVAVRSEGDRLSERGLRLAELVTLPLVLAVLLWTFGSAAAAAIPLAVGVFAVLGATALLRLITDLTAVSSFALNITTALGFGLAVDYCLLLVSRFREELDDGREPVAAVRTVLRTAGRAVGFSGAIVAVSLCTLLAFPLPLVRSIAYGGVAVVLTAAAGALLVAPALLLLLGRRVNRGDVFARLRATGTGAAGTRATGRRATGTGATALRAAGRRGAGPGGAPERGAWYRLGLWVTRRPVAVAVGSLLLLGLLAAPSALVRFGLYGDRILPSSSPVAAASRELRESFPGTAAGGPAVLVRGLRPGAVAPGGGSALDGYARRLSLLPGVRRVDTGTGSYADGRRRSAGPARSGPVYASAAGCWLSIVPSAADAATPEGRALVERLREVPAPGDPLIAGPGAQLDDVERTLTGRLPLALGVSAAAVYLLLLAFTRSLLIPLKALLLNVLGLAASFGVLVAVFQLGWPGGLFHGPAGAGITDVIAPLMFCVAFGLSMDYEMFLLSRILEEHRRGVPTPLAVATGLQRSGRLFTSAAVVFATVMGSLALSDLLDLRVVGTGLAVAVLLDSSVIRALLVPAVMQLAGRANWWLPKAPASAPVPARAPLRPQLSSTGRESTP, encoded by the coding sequence ATGTCCGGAATCGCGGGAGTGGTCGGCAAGGGACCGGGGAAGCGGAGGCGGTCGGTCCCCGGGCGCCGGGAGCGCGGGCGGGCCTGGGCCGCACTGCTGCTGGCCGGAGTGGTCGGAGCGCTGGCGGCGGTGGGGGCGCTGGGGATCGGCGGTCGGCTGGTGCCCGAGAGCCTGGTGCCGGGAGACGCGGAGTCCTCGCGCGCCGACGCGCTGTGGGCGGCCGGATTCGGCGCCGGGCAGCCGCAGTTGGTGCTGGTCGCCAGCACCGCGGGCTCGGTGGACGCGCCGGCGGCGGTACGGGCCGGCCGGGGGATCGGTGAGCGGCTCGCGGCGGACCGCCGTACCGCCTGGGTGCGGGGGTACTGGCCGTACCGGGTGCCGGGGCTGCGGTCGCCCGACCGGCACCGCGCGCTGGTGCTCGTCAGGTTCCGGGGGGACGACCGTGCGGTGCGGGCGGCCGGGGAGGCCGCCATCGCCCGGTACACCGGCCGGGACGGCCCGCTCCGGCTCTCCGCCGCCGGGGACGTCGCGGTGCGCTCCGAGGGCGACCGGCTCAGCGAGCGCGGACTGCGGCTGGCCGAGCTGGTCACCCTGCCGCTGGTGCTGGCGGTGCTGCTGTGGACCTTCGGCAGCGCGGCGGCCGCGGCGATCCCGCTGGCGGTGGGGGTCTTCGCGGTGCTGGGCGCCACCGCGCTGCTGCGGCTGATCACCGACCTGACCGCGGTGTCCTCCTTCGCCCTCAACATCACCACGGCCCTGGGCTTCGGCCTCGCCGTGGACTACTGCCTGCTCCTGGTCAGCCGCTTCCGGGAGGAGCTCGACGACGGCCGGGAGCCGGTCGCCGCGGTGCGGACCGTGCTGCGGACGGCCGGGCGAGCGGTGGGGTTCTCCGGGGCGATCGTCGCGGTCTCCCTGTGCACCCTGCTGGCCTTCCCGCTGCCGCTGGTGCGGTCGATCGCGTACGGGGGCGTCGCCGTGGTCCTCACCGCCGCGGCGGGGGCGCTGCTGGTGGCGCCCGCGTTGCTGCTGCTCCTCGGCCGGCGGGTGAACCGGGGGGACGTCTTCGCCCGGCTGCGGGCGACCGGGACGGGGGCGGCGGGGACGCGGGCGACCGGGCGGCGGGCGACCGGGACGGGGGCGACCGCGCTGCGGGCGGCCGGCCGGCGGGGAGCCGGGCCGGGCGGGGCGCCCGAGCGGGGCGCCTGGTACCGGCTCGGGCTGTGGGTGACCCGGCGGCCGGTGGCGGTCGCCGTAGGCTCGCTGCTGCTGCTCGGGCTGCTCGCCGCGCCCTCGGCGCTGGTCAGGTTCGGGCTCTACGGGGACCGCATCCTGCCGTCCTCCTCGCCGGTCGCGGCCGCCTCGCGGGAGCTGCGGGAGAGCTTCCCGGGGACGGCCGCGGGCGGACCCGCGGTCCTGGTGCGCGGGCTCCGGCCCGGGGCTGTGGCGCCGGGCGGCGGCAGCGCGCTCGACGGCTACGCCCGCCGGCTCTCCCTGCTGCCCGGGGTACGCCGGGTGGACACCGGGACCGGCTCCTACGCCGACGGCCGGCGCCGGTCCGCGGGGCCCGCCCGCAGCGGCCCCGTGTACGCCTCCGCCGCCGGGTGCTGGCTGTCGATCGTCCCGAGCGCGGCGGACGCCGCCACCCCGGAGGGCCGGGCGCTGGTCGAGCGGCTGCGCGAGGTGCCCGCGCCCGGGGACCCGCTGATCGCCGGCCCTGGGGCCCAACTGGACGACGTCGAGCGCACCCTGACCGGCCGGCTGCCGCTGGCCCTGGGCGTCTCCGCCGCCGCGGTCTACCTGCTGCTGCTGGCCTTCACCCGCAGCCTCCTCATCCCGCTCAAGGCGCTGCTGCTGAACGTCCTGGGGCTGGCCGCCTCGTTCGGGGTGCTGGTGGCGGTCTTCCAACTCGGCTGGCCCGGCGGGCTGTTCCACGGTCCGGCGGGCGCGGGGATCACCGACGTGATCGCCCCGCTGATGTTCTGCGTGGCCTTCGGGCTCTCCATGGACTACGAGATGTTCCTCCTCTCCCGCATCCTCGAGGAGCACCGCCGCGGGGTCCCCACCCCGCTCGCCGTGGCCACCGGACTCCAGCGCAGCGGACGGCTGTTCACCTCGGCGGCGGTGGTCTTCGCCACCGTGATGGGCTCGCTGGCGCTGTCCGACCTGCTGGACCTGCGGGTGGTGGGCACCGGCCTCGCGGTGGCCGTCCTGCTGGACAGCTCGGTGATCCGGGCCCTTCTGGTACCGGCGGTGATGCAGCTGGCCGGCCGGGCGAACTGGTGGCTGCCGAAGGCGCCGGCGTCGGCGCCGGTACCGGCGCGTGCGCCGCTGCGGCCTCAACTCAGCAGCACCGGCAGGGAGTCCACCCCGTAG
- a CDS encoding DUF6325 family protein: MQPSDLGPVEYAVIAFPGNHFHGEIAAELQRLTDQGVVRIIDLTFVLRDTDGSLVVRELDALDAEDADLFAALDGEVNGLVSEEDIALIAEEVPPGNSAAIIVWENSWAKRLAQAVRRADGQVISQERVPQAIAERSFAAAAV; encoded by the coding sequence ATGCAACCATCCGACCTGGGACCGGTCGAGTACGCGGTGATCGCCTTCCCCGGCAACCACTTCCACGGCGAGATCGCGGCCGAGCTCCAGCGCCTCACCGACCAGGGCGTGGTCCGGATCATCGACCTGACGTTCGTCCTCCGGGACACCGACGGCAGTCTGGTGGTCCGCGAGCTGGACGCCCTGGACGCCGAGGACGCCGACCTCTTCGCCGCCCTCGACGGCGAGGTCAACGGGCTGGTCAGCGAGGAGGACATCGCACTGATCGCCGAGGAGGTGCCGCCCGGCAACTCGGCCGCGATCATCGTCTGGGAGAACTCCTGGGCGAAGCGGCTGGCCCAGGCGGTCCGCCGGGCGGACGGCCAGGTGATCAGCCAGGAGCGCGTCCCGCAGGCCATCGCCGAGCGCAGCTTCGCCGCGGCCGCGGTCTGA
- a CDS encoding SHOCT domain-containing protein has translation MSNYPLLDLFWTMLEFFVWVLWFFLLFKVISDVFRSHDMGGGAKALWIVCVILLPFLGVLVYVIVRGRSMGERDRAAAKQNEEAVRAYIRDAAGGGDAGSGSGGGGDSHVNELRRLADLRREGALSEEEFQKAKDKLLNA, from the coding sequence ATGTCGAACTATCCTCTGCTCGACCTGTTCTGGACCATGCTCGAGTTCTTCGTCTGGGTCCTCTGGTTCTTCCTGCTCTTCAAGGTCATCAGCGACGTCTTCCGCAGCCACGACATGGGTGGCGGGGCCAAGGCGCTGTGGATCGTCTGCGTCATCCTGCTGCCGTTCCTCGGCGTCCTCGTCTACGTCATCGTCCGCGGCCGCTCGATGGGCGAGCGCGACCGGGCCGCCGCCAAGCAGAACGAGGAGGCCGTCCGCGCCTACATCCGGGACGCCGCCGGCGGCGGTGACGCCGGCAGCGGGAGCGGCGGTGGCGGCGACAGCCACGTGAACGAACTCCGGCGACTCGCCGACCTGCGCCGGGAGGGCGCGCTCAGCGAGGAGGAGTTCCAGAAGGCCAAGGACAAGCTGCTGAACGCCTGA
- a CDS encoding PIG-L deacetylase family protein — MVAHPDDESFALGALLSGYAAHGVRTAVLCFTRGEASTLNPGGREDLGRVRAQEFSRAARILAVDRAVLLDYPDGRLSAFSLPELTARVRDMIDSWGATRLLAFDAGGVTGHPDHVRATEAALTAAEERGVPVLGWTLPTMVADRLTREFGIPFHGRALSTLDQSTPVDRAAQRRAIACHRSQSADNPVLYRRLELLGDFESVVLLGGTARPSGTSSQDDGHLPEHVAQWPSPVECPRRSRC; from the coding sequence GTGGTCGCGCACCCCGATGACGAGTCCTTCGCTCTGGGGGCCCTGCTGTCCGGCTACGCCGCACACGGCGTACGCACTGCCGTGCTCTGTTTCACCCGCGGTGAGGCGTCCACCCTCAATCCCGGCGGTCGAGAAGACCTCGGGCGCGTGCGCGCCCAGGAGTTCAGCCGTGCCGCTCGGATTCTGGCGGTGGATCGGGCAGTGCTCCTGGACTACCCCGACGGCCGCCTCTCGGCGTTCTCGCTACCCGAACTCACCGCGCGCGTCCGCGACATGATCGACAGTTGGGGGGCCACCCGGCTGCTGGCCTTCGATGCCGGTGGCGTCACCGGGCACCCGGATCACGTGCGGGCGACCGAGGCCGCCCTGACGGCTGCCGAAGAGCGAGGCGTGCCCGTACTCGGCTGGACGCTCCCCACGATGGTCGCCGACCGTCTCACAAGGGAGTTCGGCATCCCCTTTCACGGCAGGGCGCTGTCGACGCTGGATCAGTCCACACCTGTCGACCGAGCTGCCCAGCGACGGGCGATCGCCTGCCACCGCAGTCAGTCGGCCGACAATCCGGTCCTGTACCGACGTCTGGAACTGCTGGGCGACTTCGAGTCGGTGGTTCTGCTCGGCGGCACCGCCCGTCCCAGCGGCACGTCGAGCCAGGACGATGGGCACCTTCCGGAGCATGTCGCCCAGTGGCCGTCACCGGTGGAGTGTCCCCGCCGTAGTCGTTGCTGA
- a CDS encoding SHOCT domain-containing protein, whose translation MLIGRGPVRRAGRPGLIGAAARTAVVAGTATAVSGRVSARQQRREAEQQAYQQQAYEQQMFDQQPVVQQPQAPAQPAPAPQAPTQPAAAGGGTITDQIERLAALHAQGAISAEEFTAAKQRLLGL comes from the coding sequence GTGCTCATCGGAAGAGGCCCCGTCCGCCGCGCCGGGCGGCCAGGACTGATCGGCGCCGCCGCCCGTACCGCGGTGGTCGCCGGCACCGCGACCGCGGTCAGCGGCCGGGTGTCGGCCCGCCAGCAGCGCCGCGAGGCCGAGCAGCAGGCCTACCAGCAGCAGGCCTACGAGCAGCAGATGTTCGACCAGCAGCCGGTCGTCCAGCAGCCGCAGGCCCCCGCCCAGCCGGCTCCCGCCCCGCAGGCCCCCACCCAGCCGGCGGCGGCCGGCGGCGGCACGATCACCGATCAGATCGAGCGCCTGGCCGCGCTCCACGCCCAGGGCGCCATCAGTGCCGAGGAGTTCACCGCCGCCAAGCAGCGCCTCCTCGGCCTCTGA
- a CDS encoding M56 family metallopeptidase produces the protein MLLAVYVPLATSVVLGLVAAPLARRMMPRAAAWTLGCAGPVAAGGWVGALTLLAVNGFGRLHAIAVLGHWSARALRAADPIGAVVADAGVVLLALTVLAVSVAAWWRARSLLAAYRECRRLPGGGELTVIDDARLEAFTLAGFPGRMVVSTGMLSALNEDERRALLAHERSHLHHRHFLFLLAVQLAATACPLLLPLAREGAFVLERWADEDAAEHVGDRGVTARAVARAAVARKQAGTGCGVGAGRGPAAVMTADGGPVLRRVRALLAPAPRPHRAPLAAFAVLLLVCWACLAGAAQDTQRLFVVAKIAKYAHTAEPIRAPAISRNASGRAPSPGVAGTSGG, from the coding sequence GTGCTGCTCGCCGTCTACGTCCCGCTGGCCACCTCGGTCGTGCTCGGCCTGGTAGCGGCGCCGCTGGCGCGGCGGATGATGCCAAGGGCCGCGGCCTGGACGCTCGGCTGCGCCGGACCGGTCGCCGCCGGCGGCTGGGTGGGCGCGTTGACGCTGCTGGCCGTGAACGGCTTCGGGCGGCTGCACGCCATCGCCGTGCTCGGACACTGGTCGGCGCGGGCACTACGGGCCGCGGACCCGATCGGTGCCGTGGTGGCGGATGCCGGCGTCGTCCTGCTGGCGCTCACGGTGCTGGCCGTCTCGGTGGCCGCCTGGTGGCGGGCGCGGTCGCTGCTCGCGGCTTATCGCGAGTGCCGCCGGCTGCCCGGGGGCGGTGAGTTGACGGTGATCGACGACGCCCGGCTGGAGGCGTTCACGCTGGCCGGATTCCCGGGCCGGATGGTCGTCTCCACCGGAATGCTCTCCGCGCTGAACGAGGACGAGCGCCGGGCCCTGCTCGCCCATGAGCGTTCCCACCTGCATCACCGCCACTTCCTGTTCCTGCTCGCGGTCCAACTGGCCGCGACCGCCTGCCCGCTGCTGCTGCCGCTGGCCCGGGAGGGTGCCTTCGTCCTGGAACGCTGGGCGGACGAGGATGCGGCCGAGCACGTCGGGGACCGCGGGGTCACCGCGCGGGCCGTGGCCCGAGCCGCGGTGGCTCGAAAGCAGGCCGGGACCGGCTGCGGTGTCGGTGCGGGACGCGGCCCCGCTGCCGTCATGACCGCCGACGGGGGCCCGGTCCTGCGCCGGGTACGCGCACTGCTCGCACCGGCGCCGCGCCCGCACCGTGCGCCGTTGGCCGCCTTCGCCGTCCTGCTGCTGGTCTGCTGGGCCTGCCTGGCCGGAGCGGCCCAGGACACCCAGCGGCTGTTCGTCGTCGCGAAGATCGCCAAGTACGCCCACACCGCGGAACCGATCCGGGCCCCGGCCATCTCCCGGAACGCCTCGGGCCGGGCGCCATCCCCGGGGGTGGCGGGGACGAGCGGCGGCTGA
- a CDS encoding MFS transporter, producing MRRRPDAWRLAVLTVCFGAFMGQLDASIVTLTYPALGAEFHAPLAAVQWVSLSYLLTLVALLVPVGRFSDARGRKLMYLYGFALFTAASAACGLAPGLVALIAFRVLQAVGAALLQANSVALVTTSAPRERMRGALGMQAAGQAIGLALGPTVGGVLVATVGWRWVFGINVPVGIVAMVAGHYLLPRTRHRAEGARTDPAGVLLLGGATTAGLLALSAASGLRLPDWSIGALAAVAVAAGALFVRRQLRLRRPMVDLRLLAAERIGSGLLGALCGYLVLFGPLVLVPVEFDRLHLPVLVSGAVLTALPFGFALAATLGDRALPTRWDDRRRAWAGALGCAAALALMAALPATPTVLPVLLALLGIALGVFTPANNTLVMSAVPAASAGTGGGLVNMARGLGTALGVAAVTLALHLAGQGSAADRVAVLVLLAVSLVAVLTALPQGRRRNG from the coding sequence ATACGCAGGCGGCCCGACGCCTGGAGGCTGGCCGTCCTGACGGTCTGCTTCGGCGCCTTCATGGGGCAACTGGACGCCAGCATCGTCACCCTGACCTACCCGGCGCTCGGTGCTGAGTTCCACGCGCCGCTCGCCGCCGTGCAGTGGGTCTCGCTCTCCTACCTCCTGACCCTCGTCGCACTGCTGGTGCCGGTCGGCCGGTTCTCCGACGCCCGTGGCCGCAAGCTGATGTACCTGTACGGTTTCGCGCTGTTCACCGCCGCGTCCGCCGCGTGCGGGCTCGCGCCGGGACTGGTGGCGCTGATCGCCTTCCGGGTGCTGCAGGCGGTCGGCGCCGCCCTGCTGCAGGCCAACAGCGTGGCTCTGGTGACCACCAGCGCTCCGCGCGAACGGATGCGTGGGGCGCTGGGGATGCAGGCCGCCGGCCAGGCCATCGGCCTCGCGCTGGGGCCCACCGTCGGTGGCGTGCTGGTGGCCACGGTCGGCTGGCGCTGGGTCTTCGGGATCAACGTGCCCGTCGGCATCGTCGCCATGGTCGCCGGCCACTACCTGCTTCCCCGCACCCGGCACCGCGCCGAGGGGGCGCGCACCGACCCCGCCGGGGTGCTGTTGCTCGGTGGGGCCACCACCGCGGGGCTGCTCGCCCTCTCCGCGGCCTCCGGGTTGCGGTTGCCCGACTGGTCGATCGGCGCGCTCGCCGCGGTGGCGGTCGCGGCCGGAGCGCTGTTCGTGCGCCGCCAACTACGGCTTCGCCGGCCGATGGTGGACCTGCGACTGCTCGCGGCCGAGCGGATCGGTTCGGGACTGCTGGGCGCCCTCTGCGGCTACCTGGTGCTCTTCGGGCCGCTGGTGCTGGTACCCGTCGAGTTCGACCGGCTGCACCTGCCGGTGCTGGTCTCCGGCGCGGTGCTGACCGCGCTGCCGTTCGGGTTCGCGCTCGCCGCCACGCTCGGCGACCGGGCGCTGCCGACCCGTTGGGACGACCGCAGGCGGGCCTGGGCCGGGGCGCTGGGCTGTGCGGCGGCGCTGGCGCTGATGGCCGCGCTGCCGGCGACGCCGACTGTACTGCCCGTGCTGCTCGCCCTGCTGGGAATCGCACTGGGGGTCTTCACCCCGGCCAACAACACCCTGGTGATGAGCGCCGTCCCGGCCGCATCGGCGGGCACCGGGGGAGGGCTGGTCAACATGGCCCGCGGCCTGGGCACCGCGCTCGGCGTGGCTGCCGTGACCCTGGCCCTGCACCTGGCGGGCCAGGGCTCGGCTGCGGATCGCGTCGCCGTCCTCGTGCTGCTGGCGGTTTCGCTCGTCGCCGTCCTCACCGCGCTGCCACAAGGCCGTCGACGCAACGGGTAG